In the genome of Zootoca vivipara chromosome 6, rZooViv1.1, whole genome shotgun sequence, the window ATCTTCTTTTAGGCCACAGCTCTCTCATCAGGCTCAGGTCAATGGGGATGTTTTCAAGATGGGAAGAAGTCAGCAACTTGACCCTTCAGCCACCTACCATTTTTCCCCAACCTAGAAAATGAACCCCTCTTAGGTCATTTGAAATTAACTCTCCCCCTACCCCACCACTCCCAGTCAAGTGTGAAAACCAGACACAAACTCAGCTAAGTGGAAGCAGTGACTTTGGGCAGGAATTGTAAGAAAATTGTCAAGTTAGCTCTGCCACTAAGTGCTCCCCATCCTGCATTCACATTCAAGGCAAAAACAGTTTTTGGAACATACCATTTGCCAAGAGAACATGTGGGTaatctttttgtgtgtggttttgtgtgtgtgtgtgtgtgtgtgtgtgtgtgtgtgtgtgtgtgtgtacagtgtgtgtgtgtgtgtgtgtgtacagtgtgtgtgtgtgtgtgtgtgtgcagtgtgtgtgtgtaatacttgATTGGCAACCTTATATAACAAATATAGAATACATCTTCTTTAACTAGACATGAGTATAAATCTTATagacaaaacaacaaccatatacAGTACAAGTAATACACCATTTGTTAACAAACAATAAACTTAATTTTATATTTCTACTATCTCTTGTTTTCCTCTCTATTTATTAACCTAGattaaagacaaaaacaaaacataattggACTTCCTATCATTTCCCAATGTGTATTTTCTTTCTGATGGTGAATATACCTAACATTATTAGCTTACCCTTTGTTTCCTTTCTAATACATTCTTAGAACAGTTCCTAACATTTGActtatttcatttacatttcattaatcCAGGGTCAATCAAATGCTGCCATAGACTTCATACCACTGTTGTGATTTCATAAATATCTCTtatattttccccttttttgcGCGAATGCTTGCCTTATGTTGCAGTCAATTGCACCATTTTTGCATATTCCTGTAACTTATTTTGCCAATCCATTATAGCTGGAGCATTTTCCCCTTTCCAGTTCATTGCTATCAATGTTCGGGCTGCTGCCAtggcatataaaaatatttctcttaAATTCTCAGAATGTCATTGCCTGTGATGCTTAGTAAAAATGCTCTGGCTTTTTTTTAGAAAggttaacccccccaaaaaaaagttcagcTCCTCATAAACAAGACACTAGAACTCTCTAatctttttacatgtccaccacatgtggtacatgtcTCCATTACTTTCTCCACATCGCCAACAATTGTTTGCGaagtttttgtacattttagagagCTTTGATGgggtaaggtaccatctatattgCATCATTAGCATATTTTATTTGATGTTataacatgctgtgaacttcaTAGTTGTTTTCCAAAGATTTCCCCATCACTCAGTTTAATTTGGTTATCCTCTTCTCTCAATAATGAGTTATATGTTAGCCACCTTCCTCTCATATTTTTCTGCTTTACAGTCTTTGCTTCCAATGGAGAAATCCATCTGGGGATTTGGGGTTCCATTAATCTTCTATATTTCCCCCAAAGCCTAAACAAGGCATTTCTTACTATATGGTCGGTAAAGCCTTTGTGCACTTTAGCCTTATCATAATTTAGATATGCTTGCCAACCGAAATGGTTGCCATGCCCTTCTAGATCTAATATATCGTTATTTTTAAGCTGACACCAATCTCTTATCCAAGAAAAGCAGGCTGCTTCATAATATAGTTTTAGATCGGGCAGGCCAAATCTCCCTCTTTCTTTAAGATGTTGGTAATCTTTTTGAATTGTACACTGAGCTCACATATATGGATGGATATAACTGTTTGGCatggtttttctgtttgtttgctttttatctgaggcataggtgccaactccctggggccacgggtgcccgagcacccacaaaattccccatgaaggggccgggtaCCCACAAATTTcaatgccagggccatgcatgctgcatgacaTCCATGGCCCTCAGCACCCACAGTCGCGGGGCTAAACTGACACTCCTGATCTGAAGTGAAGTTTTCTACATTTCTGCTACAATTTGAGGGTTTTTAtttaaattctcatgaaaatttgtctctgcaaatttatcctaatatacacctttttgtATGCAGTCTTGATTAATTTTGGACattttctgtgtgctgttttAACTAAACTGCACACTTTCCTCTGGTGTATTTTTGTACAAATTGCTTGAAGAacaaaattgcaaaattcagggtagtgcaaatttcaaagaataatTGTGTCACGGTTTGTATATTGATTCATCAGAATTATTGGACCAGAGGTAGCATGTCCATTAGTGCTGAAGGGTCTGTTCTGTGTAGTACCAACATTAGATACAACCCATTATATGTGTATGTGGATCTGCACAGGAAGGCtgtcttataccaaatcagactattgaatccatgtagctcagtattgtctacaccaggcacccccaaactcggccctccagctgttttgggactacagtcatacctctgtttgtGAACACCTCCGTTTGCgactgcttcggtttccgaccaccgcggacctggaagtgtttacatccgggttccgcagcgctcgaatgcgcagaagcgatctgtgcagcacgcgcatgcgcagaaacgctctaGCGGTGCAGAAGCGTGCattggggagcgaccggctctaTGGAAcaaattgtggtcgcaaaccaaggtatgactgtacaattcccatcatccctgaccactggtcctgttagctaggggtgatgggagttgtagtcccaaaacatctggagggctgagtttgggggtgcgattctgaatcctattgttctaggattcagctcagtacataacactggtctacactggctaggctttcaggcagggggcatttccagccctatctggagatggtgggggattgaaccaggtaccttctgcatgcaaaacaagttctctgccactgagctaccgcCCACAGACACAAATTGCTTCTCTGGCTGAAGTCCCAGGGCCtttcatgctccccccccctctgtccctGCTGGGACCAAGCGGTCTGAGGCAGTGTTTACCATCTCCTGGGAAACAGCTGAGCATGTGGTTGTCTGAGCTgctcctgcttcccccctcccatgccttCCTGCTTATGGGAGCCATGTTCTACGGTGGAGACGTAGCCTGAAACAGGTATCCATTCTCTCCAatgaaagcaggagggggggcagCAGGAACCCCCAACCAAGAATTCATGCAACCGCTTTTCTTACATGTGAGTCCCCACCCCTTCGGCAGACTCTTGCTTtctctgttttgattttttttcccccactgCCATCAGCAAATGGGGAAGATGCCAGATAAATGGGAAGAGGATTCCCCCTCCCACTATAAAAACCCACACTTGCCCAGAGAATATGCGAGTCCCTGCttgaaaccccccaccccaagacagAAAATCAGGGGAGGTGCATGGGTGCCTTATTCTAGCATAATTTCATGGAACTGGGTGCTCTTCCTCATAAACAAAAGCAGGAGAGAGCTGTGCGTCCCTCTACCAATATTATCTTTAGATCTGTTGGCAACTGGGCCCCCAAAACTCTCCCATTTGTGGTAGAGGAATTGAATTTCTCCAAGGGAGGGACAAATTATCCAAAGATTCCTCAGAGCCAAAACTCCAGCAAGAGCACAGCTTATGTCTTCCTTTTTCATGTGGTGCAGTGGGTTGGAGTGCCTGGCTGCTaaccagaaggttgatggtttgagcccacccagggacgactgtgggcaggattcctgcattgcagggggttggactagatggctcttgggggtcctttccaactttacaatccTATGCttctaggcagtgcttttttctggggggacgcaggggtacgcatacccctaaacgttttgtgaatctaatggaagaagaaacttttttaaaaatttcattttttgtttcttctctagcacggtgaatcgtcagttccggtGCTACTCCCAATGGCAGCCTCATtccctgtcacggtgtttcctgagtctcagacagaagcgagtgtttaatgtgtgggataggagttggaatctagcacggtgattggtcagtttcgttgttaccacctccgatggtggcttctaaatacattttttaaaagaaaaaaaaaaggcacttcTTCTAGGAACCTCCAGCCTGTGGATCAAATGTGACTCTCCAGACCTATCTGTGAgacttttctgtgaactgccgtgagacctctgggtatagggtggtatataaatccaagaaataataataataataataataataataataataataataataataataatatctgtctGCTCCTTGGaattctcctcaggccacacccttcaccaatcttgcttcacaccctctttgagtttttttgcctggctgggatgtgtccctggactctgataatgccttttgcttgctggGATGGAGGCTGGAGACAGGTGAGAGAGTGTGTTGTAGAAAACAGCCAGTAGTGCTCTTCTTATGACCCCTTATGACCCCTTCAAGTGTATTTTGATGGATTGCTGCCATGTAAACAAGGTAAGTCTTGAcatttttctatttgtttttttaaaaaaacatatatattttaaaaacaggctTGGAAGTGGAGTAAACATGGTTGCCGATAACAGAGAGGGCACCATGTCCTCTAAGGACCAGGCGCATCTGCTCTGTGATGAGGCGGAACAACAATTGGCTGCAGGTGACCCTTCACTCGCCACTGCCTTCTTCACGGCTGCATTCAGCTGCAGCGTCCCGACAGCTGTCGAAAAAGTGGCTTCCCTGGGAGAAGAGTCACACACCAAAGTGACGGCCACGTTATCAAAGTGGTGTCGGGATGGCGGCCCCATACCAAAGATTCAGTATGGTGGCCTGAACTACGCGTTGCTCAGCATCGAAATGGCAGCCGTTTTTCTCTCGACCCTCAACCCCAACAACACGGCCGCCTCTCTCTGCAAGATGGAGGCCCTGCTCAAACTGGGCCACTACGAGGAAGTGCTGCGGCGATGCGACTCTCTGCTGGACGCCCAGCCTTGTGTAGAGCTGGCCCTCACCAGGGCGTTGGCCCAGGTGCTGTCGCGgacccacttccaaaatggcgtcACAGGTTATCTGCGTGCTTTTGCGGAACGCCGGGATGAGACGGTGAAGTTTGTGCGCGGTCGGCAAAGGGACCACCTGCAGCAGATAATCCAGGCGTTTTCTGACTTCGTCTCACTTCAGGAGAAGACTCGCTGCGGCAAAGGGGGCTTGGAAAACTGGCAGAGCGGCTGCTACAACTTCCTGCTTGCCATTTCACCAGAAGACATCCACACCTTCCAGGCCCAGGCAGCCCGCCTCTTGGAGAAGCACAAATGCCAGGAAGGCGTCTCTGTCTGCAGCAAGGCAGCCAGTGGTGCATTCTGGGACGAAAGAGCGCCTGGACTCCTCATGGGCAGGGCTGCTTCATACTTCTCTCAGGGCGGGAGGGTGGCAGAGATGATGCAGGACATGACAGCTGCCTTTGAGGCAAACCCCGGCCTGGCAGCAAGGCACTTTGAGGCACTTTTCACCACTGAGGATGCTGAGAGGGTAGAAAAGCATGCCAGAGCAACCCTGGATCTGGAGTTTGCTGCTTACAGAGAAGTTGTGCGTGCCAGACCCGAGGTCCGGAGCGACAGCGGCAAGGAGCTTCTCTCCCCAGTGATCCGAACTCTTCGCTTCCTCATTCAGATTtcgccaggcgccaggcgcgaACTAAATGTCCGCTTGGCAGACTGCTCCCTCTTGGAGGGCAGCGTCCAGGGTGCCTTGGAAATCTGCAACCACCTTCTGGATTCTGAGCAGGAGACCTATTACAACACCCTCCTTGCCCTCCGGGGGTTCTGCCACCTCCATGACAAACGTTGTGCAGAAGCCCTGCAGGATTTCCAGAAGATCATAGAGTACAGCTCCCCACACCCCAGCAGTTGCATCAAGGCTCTCTGTGGCCGTGGCTTAATCCGAGCTTGGGGCAGTAGTCCTTACCTGACCGCCCTGGATTATATCACTGCCTGTAGGTTTAGATTTGAGGAGACCAGCTTTGTCATCAAGTCCTACATACCGTGGAACCAAAGGGGCTTCCTGTTGATCGTTCTACAAGAGGAAGCAAGGAAGATACTGGAAAGGAACCGGGACCCCAGGGGCAGCACAGCTCCCCATCAGAACAAACCAAGAGGGCTAGATGGATTCCAAGTGAAAGAAGGGTAAGCAAATCTCACTGGGCCAATGATTTAAAAGACAGGTGAGTTGATATTGCagtgcagggctggggaacctctgcCCTGTGGGCCAAATTAGACCCAGCAGGCCTCCCCAATTGGAAACGGATGCCGTTTCTGCTATACCACACTCACCCAGACGTCCATCAGGCATCATTATACCTATAGGGCAGGTAAAGATGTGGCACAGCCTGGTAAGGTGTTTCAGGCACCTTTCAGCAGATTGATGGCACCTGCAATGTCCTGTGTTGGAGGGGGGAAGCTTTTTGGCCCATCGGGTCAAATCTTTATCTCCCCACCCGCCCACAGGCCGACTTTGACAGGTGGATGGGGCCAACGACCTCTCTTGGGCACTTCCCCATTGCACGTGTGAAGCTCtccctcactttttttttaattaaaaaagatattttattttgacaaagtaataaccacaattaataagaataaaaatgtgcaccccactaccaagaccattccattgtaactatccaacctctcAAAATTTCAACCCCTCTTGCGATGGTTTTacacctttccattttaacagtacaaattctacaaacaccctccatatttCCTCAAGATCATTTCACCTGCATATTcgccgtcttaccttaatggcacttgttaatttatcattaatagctatatcccacacctgtttataccattcttccattttatattctgttttccccttccacttcctagctataataattcgtgcagctctcaataaatttgtgagcaagtccttcatagcctgtgaaccttccaccccatcgtaaattgataataatgctacctctggaccttcggtcagctttaacccagtgatttctgttatctccttaaacaccctttgcccgaaaaattgtacatatttacacccccaccacatgtgaacataattccctgtttcctggcatcccctccaacataacactgaATATTCCTTGTTCTCCTTGACTTTTAAGTCTCTCCTTGTGCTGAGCTTTGCACACCCTGCAGAGACCTAAATAACACTGTCCATCTTTCCTGGGCCACCCTCAGGGCTACTGTAGACATATTGTTTGGATACTAGAAAGACCTaatcaggcccagctctagggctagtctcggtggcgcggagcaccagggcgccaggccggcaggagggcgctgcacggcaaagccgcgcggaagccatactgcacactgcgcccgcccactagggcggggcgccggagctatctccgcgccagggcgtcagggtgcccgacctgcttgagacggccctggaccTAATATACAAGTGTTAGAGAACAAGAGAGATAATCTGTGGGAACACAccttcttcccccctcttttttcagtGATGCATCTGGAGCTCACCAGCTGGCTTCTCTCCTGTTGGACCTGGATGCTTCAGATGAGACATCTCAGCTCCTCAGTGCTGATGCTCTGTACCAAATGGATCGAGTAGATGAAGCTCACAAGGTCCTATTGGTGGCTCTCTCCAAAACCTCCCAGAGATCTGCCTTCTTGGCCAGGCTGGCTCTGCTTCAGTTGAAAAAAGGCTTTCTATACGATTGCAACCAGGTAAGAGCAGCGGGATGGGGAAGGCATGCCAAAAGAAGGCAAAATCATCACTAAGGAAGCAACAAGGTAAAATGATAAAGGGTAACAAAGTGAAATGAATTTTTcaatcactatatatatatatatatatatatatatatatatatatatatatatagacagaaAACCTAATGACTTTGATACCCATAGATATGTTAACAACATTTATTACATGAAAATGGGATTGAATCTtggagtaaaacaaaaacaaaaacacacacatgaaagAGACAAATGTCCAGAAAACAAAAGGCAGTGGGCAATctttcatgggaggtttttaaacagatgctGGATGGTTACAagttagggattctttagctttGATTATcaggggttgtactagatgacacTTAggattccttccaattctatgattctatgagaataccaatataaaataaaaactctaTAATACAACAGCTGAAATAGATAAACATGCAAACTGAACATATGTCAAAATAATATATCCACAATGTGTCAACAGCCATGGAATAATCTAGGTGAAAAAGAAAGCCTCTATGCTGTGTATGATATGTTCTTGTAGTTCTTCAGTCATATTCTTTAGATAATGCTGAAATGCCACCATAATATGTTCTTGGTCAGGTTTTCCAGCCCAGCCCACAGCTGCTTCTTACTCTAGAAAGAGAGACACATTCACTGTCTGAGTGACTGTACTCCAAACAATGCTGCACTATAATAACTAGCTTTTAGCACACAACCATTGCATGGTAGCTGAAATAACCCACAATGGTAGTTCTGCTCTGCATaggcccattgaagttaatgagtGTGACCAACttagccccattcatttcaatgggtctactctgtgcagGACTCagctgaatacaacccagtgCATTTATGCTATCAGTTAAGACCTAAACTATATGAACAGCTCATCACATGGGAGAGTGGGGAAGAGAATCTGCATTGCATTCAGTGGGTCCCTGTTCAGTCCCTGACTTTGCCATTTAAAAGGGTTAAGTAGCAGGCAAGGAAAAAGTCTTcagcctgagaccttggagagggGCTGCCAGTCggagcagaccagaagtagccaGTGTGATACCCTACAGATGCGATGAACTCCAATTCCCCATTCCTCCTGTGTCCTAAATCCCCATTCTGAAATCCAGATGTGCGGTGAACCATTGGCAGGGCTGGAATTTTTGCAGGGATCATCCACAAAGTGCTTGTAGGCATagtaagcatttttatttttaaaataaatcaaaaatcaaaCGCACGTCCTTTGGCCATGAATTAAGATTGTCGACTTTTGGAAAGCTAATTCAGAACAACCTATAACTTAACAGCAGAGGGCACTCTTATCTTTGCTTACGACTCGCAGAAACTCACAGCGTCTGCATAGGAACCGATTTTAGCTGCTTTTTGTAGAGATGCTCCAAGACACATAGCCCCGGCTTACATGCAAGGGCATGGCTGTCTTGGCTTTGGAGAGCTAACAAAAACATCTTAATCCTGTGCTATTTTAATGCATCACAACTCTGAAAAAAAGATCCTGTAATCTGTAAGGAATTTGCTTGATTGGATCTGCTACTTCCAGGCAtgttgggaaagggaaaggagttAGATAGGACAATGAAATCTCTGcccccagctgctggaaatcttACTCTATCTACCCCACTTCCCAGAAACTATCTGCATGCGTCCGATTtgctctttccaaaacaatacctgaattgaaacacagctatcctttggaattttcacttctccacattttgcaacgCCTTTCTCCAatccaaaaatgtgtacattgggggAAAGTGTTAATAATAAATGTAGTGCATCTAAATATGTGATgttggggaaaattgcttgcaatttGTATGTTAGGAgttgtatgttaggagaaatttgcactgaaacacTGACAAATTTCaacggattttttttaaaaaaaattgcaaacatgAACATGTGGAGAACCGAACCTAAGACAAGAGGCAAGGGAATGAGAAATGTCCAAAACCTAAAATGGACAGatccacccatctgcctgggtttcttTAGTTGTGATTGCTGCACtatagatggcccttggggttcccttctgactcaacagttctatgattcatccCTAAATCCTGGTGTTGATTCCTTTTTTCTCCGTGTTTCCTTTACTGAAGCTGCTCAAGAAAATGACCCAAACTGGGGAGACCTCCTGCCTCCTGACGGTCATGAAGATTTTAAAAGAGGAAGATCGAGCATTGATGCAAAGCCACTGTCACTCCAGGGCCATGACGATCCTAAAGAACAAGCAAGGGGGGTGTTACATCAAAGAAGCCATCCTCTACCTCTCCTTTGCCATCACCGCAGCAGGTGAGACACCACACTGTAGCCAACTTTGTGCAAAACCAGGCACACAGGTCAATACTAATGTGCAAAACCTGTCCCTCCTCCTTTATTTCtacagggtttttttattattccccacgcccttgaatatatatatagggaatggactactgcaatgcactctttgtggggcttcccttgaagaCGGCAAGGGAACTTCAATGGCTTCCAGATCACAGCAGCCACattactggctggggttgcaTTCAGATCTCATatatgtcagtttgcatttcttagtacagaaagtattgatctgattgGGTAGAGATctgattaattcaagagggttctggaagcttctctgtgtgaaagaagcaagcagaaggttacTGATCTTtgagttattccttcagagaagctgagttcagctggtttaaactggttctgttatctctttctgtcaaggtcatgctgactataatagtgaGGCTAGtaggagcctgggtttcattctctctctctctcttttccttttggtgTAGTGTTCcatatatagtgttaaggtttagtcttattataagtaaACTATCGTAAGTTtaaagttaagtctgctgcaactggattttttatggacagtgccaatcctgaatgttttGGATTTGTGACTATTGCATGACCAGGcagcgacagccccagcccccagggatcagaaggaaggaataaagactctgacaacgttatatggaattaaaattgggccacaactttattacacTTCCAAAtataggaagaccttggcttaggccttgggtgtgtatccctcccagctccccaGGCGgtgggaactggggctcatcagggtaaatgggatatgggggtgctctgcgagatgcaagtgtagcaggcagccaagcccatatccccgcatgcagggtagttcactgacaacctttcagtgtatagctagtgacacccatatatatagaacccctttaagagggggaccctggaatcaccgccgcaggggggtgagtcaccacttcaaaCACACAAACCCATATTGGGAAGAAAAGCTAaaagattccacccaaggccataaccatcaaagttgtgatgaattgctatggggaagacaaaacctacaaatgcaggaaaatttcctcccggtccttcaacagcaaccagtcaaagaccgcagcagcgcccgctaaacaggaagaaaaagttaacttgcaaacaagaaacattaaacaaagcaagaaacttgattactgaggctgggggtgaacctccaaaaattaacactgaaaggcaaagccagcccctgtttgccagtaagctccctgggaaatCCACTCCACTTCCGGGTGGGGCGGAGTTGCAGTGGACCACGTGACCACCCACTCGCCTCCGGGGGTGGGGACGTTATTTCATGCCACCCGGGCGGATTCCGGCCACATCATCCATCTGCCGGCCAATCGGCTGGTTGGGGGTGTGGCCAGGGCCAGTTTAAACCAAGATGCAAGCTGAAagactcaatgcctaagccaataccgctcacattctgtaaccaataaagttgtggcctaaatttgcccaataacgtTAACCTTATATTATGTgtcctagtgtttttattcctctttGAGGGGGTGGTTGCAGGGTCTCGACACGCAACTGTGGCACCATGTGTgatcctgcaaagggcacccaccatgtaaagcaggcatccccaaactggcctacaactcccatgatccccagctaacaggaccagtggttggggaagatgggaattgtagtccaaaacatctggagggccgaagtttggggatgcctgatatgaGTGCTCATTATGCACATTTGCCttcagctctgctggatgaaatacctCTGgtctatttgggggtggggatcctgcaacgtgtttaagttgttactctgctaactatacattggaatctactcagGAGCAATAT includes:
- the TTC34 gene encoding tetratricopeptide repeat protein 34 isoform X1 produces the protein MEAGDRLGSGVNMVADNREGTMSSKDQAHLLCDEAEQQLAAGDPSLATAFFTAAFSCSVPTAVEKVASLGEESHTKVTATLSKWCRDGGPIPKIQYGGLNYALLSIEMAAVFLSTLNPNNTAASLCKMEALLKLGHYEEVLRRCDSLLDAQPCVELALTRALAQVLSRTHFQNGVTGYLRAFAERRDETVKFVRGRQRDHLQQIIQAFSDFVSLQEKTRCGKGGLENWQSGCYNFLLAISPEDIHTFQAQAARLLEKHKCQEGVSVCSKAASGAFWDERAPGLLMGRAASYFSQGGRVAEMMQDMTAAFEANPGLAARHFEALFTTEDAERVEKHARATLDLEFAAYREVVRARPEVRSDSGKELLSPVIRTLRFLIQISPGARRELNVRLADCSLLEGSVQGALEICNHLLDSEQETYYNTLLALRGFCHLHDKRCAEALQDFQKIIEYSSPHPSSCIKALCGRGLIRAWGSSPYLTALDYITACRFRFEETSFVIKSYIPWNQRGFLLIVLQEEARKILERNRDPRGSTAPHQNKPRGLDGFQVKEGDASGAHQLASLLLDLDASDETSQLLSADALYQMDRVDEAHKVLLVALSKTSQRSAFLARLALLQLKKGFLYDCNQLLKKMTQTGETSCLLTVMKILKEEDRALMQSHCHSRAMTILKNKQGGCYIKEAILYLSFAITAAGGYAVDSLLSRARCYGHLGLKKTAIFDFNAILKEDPTNAQALSGKGFVHLALNQKKEAVHNLTSALRANPAIAVSEILSLKEEAQMLIHQWLYDHCRARLSEFIATREPPIGETLKDLAVAGALLVKIKSKDTESHILYVDLLAADGRDNEALVHLQGEFGHSAPSDSINARFGMLQAKKSHMNVAAHILASLATNDYKDIGYLMSFLDTKQRQSLAQVASKEGNALVKEQFYTKAVGYYSLAVLASNGNPRYLRQRAACLAHLKDYNKALTDMDKVISNHGKNSLKTQIEDYCLQGHLLLSTSEEELAVKQYIQALQLGQSLALTIIAANHDGDALSKAFLQSAQSSFAARRYEESWKNAEYGLMINQNNTELKRLKIRLKREASGCRVQ
- the TTC34 gene encoding tetratricopeptide repeat protein 34 isoform X3 translates to MEAGDRLGSGVNMVADNREGTMSSKDQAHLLCDEAEQQLAAGDPSLATAFFTAAFSCSVPTAVEKVASLGEESHTKVTATLSKWCRDGGPIPKIQYGGLNYALLSIEMAAVFLSTLNPNNTAASLCKMEALLKLGHYEEVLRRCDSLLDAQPCVELALTRALAQVLSRTHFQNGVTGYLRAFAERRDETVKFVRGRQRDHLQQIIQAFSDFVSLQEKTRCGKGGLENWQSGCYNFLLAISPEDIHTFQAQAARLLEKHKCQEGVSVCSKAASGAFWDERAPGLLMGRAASYFSQGGRVAEMMQDMTAAFEANPGLAARHFEALFTTEDAERVEKHARATLDLEFAAYREVVRARPEVRSDSGKELLSPVIRTLRFLIQISPGARRELNVRLADCSLLEGSVQGALEICNHLLDSEQETYYNTLLALRGFCHLHDKRCAEALQDFQKIIEYSSPHPSSCIKALCGRGLIRAWGSSPYLTALDYITACRFRFEETSFVIKSYIPWNQRGFLLIVLQEEARKILERNRDPRGSTAPHQNKPRGLDGFQVKEGDASGAHQLASLLLDLDASDETSQLLSADALYQMDRVDEAHKVLLVALSKTSQRSAFLARLALLQLKKGFLYDCNQLLKKMTQTGETSCLLTVMKILKEEDRALMQSHCHSRAMTILKNKQGGCYIKEAILYLSFAITAAGGYAVDSLLSRARCYGHLGLKKTAIFDFNAILKEDPTNAQALSGKGFVHLALNQKKEAVHNLTSALRANPAIAVSEILSLKEEAQMLIHQWLYDHCRARLSEFIATREPPIGETLKDLAVAGALLVKIKSKDTESHILYVDLLAADGRDNEALVHLQGEFGHSAPSDSINARFGMLQAKKSHMNVAAHILASLATNDYKDIGYLMSFLDTKQRQSLAQLALPAVRCEMR
- the TTC34 gene encoding tetratricopeptide repeat protein 34 isoform X2, which gives rise to MVADNREGTMSSKDQAHLLCDEAEQQLAAGDPSLATAFFTAAFSCSVPTAVEKVASLGEESHTKVTATLSKWCRDGGPIPKIQYGGLNYALLSIEMAAVFLSTLNPNNTAASLCKMEALLKLGHYEEVLRRCDSLLDAQPCVELALTRALAQVLSRTHFQNGVTGYLRAFAERRDETVKFVRGRQRDHLQQIIQAFSDFVSLQEKTRCGKGGLENWQSGCYNFLLAISPEDIHTFQAQAARLLEKHKCQEGVSVCSKAASGAFWDERAPGLLMGRAASYFSQGGRVAEMMQDMTAAFEANPGLAARHFEALFTTEDAERVEKHARATLDLEFAAYREVVRARPEVRSDSGKELLSPVIRTLRFLIQISPGARRELNVRLADCSLLEGSVQGALEICNHLLDSEQETYYNTLLALRGFCHLHDKRCAEALQDFQKIIEYSSPHPSSCIKALCGRGLIRAWGSSPYLTALDYITACRFRFEETSFVIKSYIPWNQRGFLLIVLQEEARKILERNRDPRGSTAPHQNKPRGLDGFQVKEGDASGAHQLASLLLDLDASDETSQLLSADALYQMDRVDEAHKVLLVALSKTSQRSAFLARLALLQLKKGFLYDCNQLLKKMTQTGETSCLLTVMKILKEEDRALMQSHCHSRAMTILKNKQGGCYIKEAILYLSFAITAAGGYAVDSLLSRARCYGHLGLKKTAIFDFNAILKEDPTNAQALSGKGFVHLALNQKKEAVHNLTSALRANPAIAVSEILSLKEEAQMLIHQWLYDHCRARLSEFIATREPPIGETLKDLAVAGALLVKIKSKDTESHILYVDLLAADGRDNEALVHLQGEFGHSAPSDSINARFGMLQAKKSHMNVAAHILASLATNDYKDIGYLMSFLDTKQRQSLAQVASKEGNALVKEQFYTKAVGYYSLAVLASNGNPRYLRQRAACLAHLKDYNKALTDMDKVISNHGKNSLKTQIEDYCLQGHLLLSTSEEELAVKQYIQALQLGQSLALTIIAANHDGDALSKAFLQSAQSSFAARRYEESWKNAEYGLMINQNNTELKRLKIRLKREASGCRVQ